One region of Bradyrhizobium betae genomic DNA includes:
- the rpsL gene encoding 30S ribosomal protein S12 translates to MPTINQLIAQPREVQKSRKKVPALQQSPQKRGVCTRVYTTTPKKPNSALRKVAKVRLTNGFEVIGYIPGEGHNLQEHSVVMIRGGRVKDLPGVRYHILRGVLDTQGVKNRKQRRSKYGAKRPK, encoded by the coding sequence ATGCCGACGATCAACCAGCTGATCGCTCAACCGCGGGAAGTGCAGAAGTCGCGCAAGAAGGTGCCGGCGCTGCAGCAGTCGCCGCAGAAGCGTGGTGTTTGCACGCGCGTCTACACCACGACCCCGAAGAAGCCGAACTCGGCGCTTCGTAAGGTTGCCAAGGTGCGCCTGACCAACGGCTTCGAGGTGATCGGTTACATCCCCGGCGAGGGCCATAACCTCCAGGAGCACTCGGTGGTCATGATCCGCGGCGGCCGCGTCAAGGATTTGCCCGGCGTGCGCTACCACATCCTCCGCGGCGTTCTGGATACCCAGGGCGTCAAGAACCGTAAGCAGCGTCGTTCGAAGTACGGCGCCAAGCGTCCGAAGTAA